A window of the Brassica oleracea var. oleracea cultivar TO1000 chromosome C1, BOL, whole genome shotgun sequence genome harbors these coding sequences:
- the LOC106292953 gene encoding uncharacterized protein LOC106292953: MTTTNSIHNRSRSDPILKKSLKTNKSSEATHNIDRFHMDQTLQREIEQLKSLVKCRKLQPQRVSCDEIDLLLLQEDELLVRGELETVLRRKLFLEDCRKEDPSIPKEAKKLVSEIAGLELQVMYLERYLLLLYRRFFNNRISSNLEPEEKEISEDLLVSTNLIESPKTAVCSPQKVLEDSGIFRSHSSLSHCSGYSFRMSPQAMDSSYHHSLPFSMLEQADIDVMVGTYVSENVTKSPNSLSEEMIKCISEAFRKLGNQESLDDDQESSSPFRRNGKLKVTSRPYDKLLMVKSLRRDSEKLNEVEPALQHFRSLVNKLEGVNPRKLNHEEKLAFWINIHNSLVMHSILVYGNPKNSMKRVSGLLKAAYNVGGRSLNLDTIQTSILRCRVSRPGQVFRFLFASKPKGKAGDLGKDYAITHPEPLLHFALCSGNFSDPSVRIYTPKNVMMELECGKEEYVRSNVGISKDNKILLPKLVELYAKDTELCHVGIHDMIVNHLPCDARNKIHQCVNKKHGRFTIDWVAHDFRFRLLL; the protein is encoded by the exons ATGACAACAACAAATTCGATTCACAACCGTTCAAGAAG TGATCCAATCCTCAAAAAATCTCTCAAAACCAACAAATCAAGTGAAGCCACTCACAACATCGATAGATTTCACATG GATCAAACGTTGCAGAGAGAGATAGAACAGCTCAAATCTCTTGTAAAATGCAGAAAACTACAGCCCCAGAGAGTATCATGTGATGAG ATTGATTTGCTGCTGCTTCAAGAAGATGAACTTTTAGTACGGGGTGAGTTGGAGACAGTTCTCAGACGCAAACTGTTCTTAGAAGATTGTAGAAAAGAAGATCCTTCTATCCCCAAG GAAGCAAAGAAACTGGTGAGCGAAATAGCAGGCTTGGAGCTGCAAGTGATGTACTTAGAAAGATATCTTCTTTTGTTATACCGAAGGTTCTTCAACAACAGAATTTCAAGTAACTTAGAACCAGAGGAGAAAGAGATATCAGAGGATCTTCTTGTGTCTACTAATCTCATTGAGTCACCAAAAACTGCGGTCTGCAGCCCGCAGAAAGTTCTAGAGGACTCTGGAATATTCCGCAGCCATTCATCGTTGTCTCATTGTTCAGGCTATTCCTTTAGAATGTCTCCCCAAGCAATGGACTCATCATACCATCACTCTCTTCCTTTCTCAATGCTTGAG CAAGCTGATATCGATGTGATGGTTGGGACATACGTTTCTGAAAATGTTACCAAATCACCAAATAGTTTGTCTGAAGAGATGATCAAGTGTATCTCAGAAGCATTTCGTAAACTTGGGAATCAAGAATCATTGGATGATGATCAAGAATCTAGTAGTCCATTTCGCAGAAATGGGAAGCTGAAGGTTACTAGCCGGCCTTACGATAAGTTACTAATGGTGAAATCTCTACGTAGAGACTCTGAGAAGTTAAATGAAGTTGAACCTGCTTTACAGCATTTCAG GTCGCTTGTTAATAAGTTAGAAGGAGTTAATCCAAGGAAGTTGAATCATGAAGAGAAGCTAGCTTTCTGGATCAACATACACAACTCTTTGGTTATGCAT TCGATTCTTGTCTATGGGAACCCTAAAAACAGTATGAAAAGAGTATCTGGATTGCTAAAG GCAGCATATAACGTTGGAGGTCGAAGCTTGAACTTAGATACAATTCAGACTTCGATTCTTCGTTGCCGTGTCTCTCGTCCAGGACAG GTATTTAGGTTCTTGTTTGCTTCTAAACCAAAGGGTAAAGCTGGAGACTTGGGTAAAGATTATGCTATAACTCACCCTGAGCCTCTTCTTCATTTCGCGCTTTGCTCTGGGAACTTCTCAGATCCATCA GTCCGTATATATACGCCGAAGAACGTAATGATGGAGCTAGAATGCGGCAAAGAAGAGTATGTAAGATCAAACGTAGGAATATCCAAAGACAACAAGATTCTTTTGCCGAAGCTGGTTGAGTTATATGCTAAGGACACTGAACTTTGCCACGTTGGCATCCACGACATGATCGTGAACCATCTGCCTTGCGATGCAAGAAATAAAATCCACCAGTGTGTGAACAAGAAGCATGGAAGATTCACCATCGATTGGGTCGCACATGATTTCAGATTCAGGTTGCTTCTTTGA
- the LOC106338317 gene encoding uncharacterized protein LOC106338317 yields MGDITIASDNLKLKYGGRSSINCPMLTSSNYTVWAIRMKLLLKVNKAWEAIETESTSIPEALVLQIGDLDNAKKVWEAIKSRHMGAERVKEARLQTLMSEFEKLKMKDNDTIDSFVGKLSELSSKSAAFWINKTTSFEDIVGRLKAFEERVADEEEDTQDDKSKLMYANTEASQNYQRDFNGNYRGRGRGGRAYGRKGRGRGRSYSNFDMSKITCFRCDKNGHFAADCPDRLLKLQETYENKADEMHEADKLLMHEVVYLNEKNIRPKEFKTNIDGNRLWYLDNGASNHMTGNRKYFNTIDETITGKVRFGDDSRIDIKGKGSILFVSQDGDKKILADVYFILELKSNIISLGQATESGCEVLMKDDVLTLKDKDGNLITSAKRSPNVFIKCLWRW; encoded by the exons ATGGGAGATATCACAATTGCGAGTGATAATTTGAAGTTGAAATATGGTGGCAGATCTTCTATAAACTGTCCAATGCTTACATCATCAAACTATACTGTGTGGGCTATCCGAATGAAGCTTCTTCTTAAGGTGAACAAGGCGTGGGAGGCAATAGAGACAGAATCAACG TCCATACCGGAAGCGCTTGTCCTTCAAATTGGAGACCTAGATAATGCAAAGAAAGTATGGGAAGCTATCAAATCGCGACACATGGGAGCAGAAAGAGTAAAGGAAGCGAGGCTACAAACACTTATGTCAGAGTTTGAGAAACTCAAGATGAAGGATAATGATACAATAGATAGCTTCGTTGGCAAGTTATCCGAGCTTTCATCAAAATCTGCAGC ATTTTGGATCAATAAGACCACAAGCTTTGAAGACATCGTCGGACGTCTCAAAGCCTTTGAAGAAAGAGTTGCTGATGAAGAAGAAGATACACAAGATGACAAAAGCAAACTGATGTATGCTAACACGGAGGCATCGCAGAATTATCAACGCGATTTTAATGGGAACTATCGAGGAAGAGGTCGTGGAGGAAGAGCTTACGGTAGAAAAGGACGAGGACGAGGAAGATCATATTCAAACTTTGATATGTCGAAGATAACATGCTTTAGATGTGATAAGAATGGACACTTTGCGGCTGACTGTCCCGATAGATTGCTCAAGTTACAGGAGACTTATGAGAACAAGGCAGATGAGATGCATGAAGCGGATAAATTGTTGATGCATGAGGTTGTGTATTTAAACGAGAAGAACATAAGGCCTAAGGAGTTCAAGACTAACATTGATGGAAACAGGTTATGGTATCTAGACAATGGGGCTAGTAACCATATGACAGGGAATAGGAAGTATTTTAACACCATAGACGAGACCATTACGGGAAAAGTGAGGTTTGGAGATGATTCAAGGATCGACATCAAAGGTAAAGGGTCCATCTTGTTTGTGAGCCAAGACGGGGATAAGAAGATACTTGCAGATGTCTACTTCATACTGGAGTTGAAGAGCAACATCATAAGCCTTGGTCAAGCAACTGAATCAGGGTGTGAAGTACTGATGAAAGATGATGTTCTAACATTGAAAGATAAAGACGGCAATCTGATTACAAGCGCGAAGAGATCACCAAACGTCTTTATAAAGTGCTTATGGAGATGGTAG
- the LOC106338330 gene encoding uncharacterized protein LOC106338330, with translation MIRKGSFWSISGDTSSLGSWIWKKLLKYRTLARSFVQVEIRSGTTTSFWFDVWSPLGRIIDITEMQRCIALGINLNATVEFVIQNYRSRRYRAEHLITIDKEILKLRVQGLTEEDDVVKWKGKGNVFRPCFDTHQSWNSIRVPQSKVQWYKGLWFAGSTPKYSVMSWLAVHNRLATGDRLLQWNSQANAQCIFCNSAVESRNHLFFSCTFTETIWRNLTRKLLGQNYSHIWSQVLDLISTHTVSGETRFLLRYAFQVSVHSIWLERNGRRHGQVQTPPSILIKFIDKQIRNRISSLRG, from the coding sequence ATGATAAGAAAGGGCTCCTTCTGGAGTATCAGCGGCGACACAAGCTCTCTTGGTTCTTGGATTTGGAAGAAGCTACTGAAGTATAGAACTCTGGCCAGATCTTTTGTACAAGTAGAAATAAGAAGTGGAACTACTACTTCTTTCTGGTTTGATGTGTGGTCCCCCTTGGGGAGGATAATAGACATCACAGAAATGCAACGTTGCATCGCGCTTGGGATCAATCTCAATGCCACCGTCGAGTTTGTTATTCAAAACTACCGGAGCCGCCGCTACAGAGCAGAACACTTAATCACCATTGATAAGGAGATCCTGAAGTTGAGAGTCCAGGGGCTTACAGAAGAGGACGATGTGGTTAAGTGGAAAGGGAAAGGCAATGTGTTTCGACCTTGTTTCGACACACACCAATCTTGGAACTCTATTCGAGTGCCGCAGTCAAAAGTTCAGTGGTATAAGGGTCTCTGGTTTGCTGGATCAACTCCAAAGTACTCTGTTATGTCTTGGCTTGCTGTACATAATCGCCTGGCAACAGGAGATAGGCTGCTGCAGTGGAACTCTCAGGCAAACGCTCAGTGTATCTTCTGTAACTCTGCAGTCGAATCCCGAAATCATCTTTTCTTTAGCTGCACCTTCACAGAGACTATTTGGAGGAACCTTACAAGGAAGCTACTTGGACAGAACTACTCACATATATGGAGTCAAGTTCTTGATCTTATATCGACACACACTGTCTCAGGGGAGACAAGGTTCCTCCTAAGATACGCTTTTCAAGTTTCAGTGCACAGTATTTGGCTGGAGAGAAATGGTAGGAGACACGGCCAGGTTCAGACACCTCCGAGCATTCTTATCAAGTTCATTGACAAGCAAATACGAAACCGAATCAGTTCACTTCGGGGATGA